A single Anopheles funestus chromosome 2RL, idAnoFuneDA-416_04, whole genome shotgun sequence DNA region contains:
- the LOC125765550 gene encoding CCR4-NOT transcription complex subunit 3 isoform X2, producing MAATRKLQGEIDRCLKKVTEGVETFEDIWQKVHNATNSNQKEKYEADLKKEIKKLQRLRDQIKSWIASGEIKDKSALLENRRLIETQMERFKVVERETKTKAYSKEGLGAAQKMDPAQREKEEISTWLTSSITSLQIQIDQFECEIESLLAGKKKKLDKDKQDKMDELKGKLERHKFHVTKLETLLRMLDNDGVEVEQIKKIKEDVEYYIDSSQEPDFEENEYIYDDIIGLDDVEISGIPVSTGTDSNNSNETAGSPSSLISGTSPAQSPVLNYSASTLHNHSSDLSADNNNLNEKRSKSEGTKITPVKPTAIRASKVDPSVAAVSNAVNNNGSSNSTSNSSSTISNNNTSKTGLISSTPSKNHTNAAAALPNMLVLPQPPNSIPIIGPAFAAVAKQHPKNGSILQPSTPTTGTGASPSSASGPLQTQAPNASNVFSSLSQIINTSQPKLSQQQQQQQQTQNSLPSAAAVVAAANSSSVQSTTQSSASSQQQTQQQAQPPQQQSQQIPPGQNSMLLHNALSSASSTESNNHVMSTSSASTISSSGANVINNCVSPSNSAVSSRASPSLMSPPQQQQQQQLLNGPTTLAQEVINRTGVLETGPSSNPNALMQQQSQQQQPNPQGAAAVATVASTAQQQAAAAAAAAAAAAAAAAQAAAVAAVAGQQQQQSQQQQPQPQPADSRQAGPVPSNQTPQTQSGGPSFMVDASGVPTGANAGNLLPTSSATAITNGPNTIINTNSSISNAANVNSGPGGMKPTAGTHEACIPPLLGVAPLGTSKLQKEHQIQFQLMEAAYYHLPTPSDSERLRPYLQRQPVQTPPHFPQQQLPHSETVEFFQRLSPETLFFVFYYMEGTKAQYLAAKALKKQSWRFHTKYMMWFQRHEEPKVINEEYEQGTYIYFDYEKWGQRKKEGFTFEYKYLEDRDLN from the exons ATGGCTGCGACGCGAAAGTTGCAAG GTGAAATCGATCGGTGTCTGAAGAAAGTCACTGAGGGAGTAGAAACGTTTGAAGATATTTGGCAGAAAGTTCACAATGCTACAAATAGCAATCAAAAA GAAAAGTATGAAGCGGATCTcaagaaggaaattaaaaagctACAGCGATTACGCGATCAAATCAAATCATGGATCGCTTCCGGCGAGATCAAGGATAAAAGCGCTTTGCTGGAAAACCGTCGGCTCATAGAAACC CAAATGGAGCGGTTTAAGGTGGTCGAACgggaaacgaaaacgaaagcaTACTCGAAGGAGGGTCTTGGCGCGGCCCAGAAGATGGATCCTGCGCAGCGAGAGAAGGAAGAAATTAGCACGTGGCTAACGTCGTCCATTACCTCGCTGCAGATACAGATCGATCAGTTCGAGTGTGAGATCGAGTCGCTTTTAGCggggaagaagaagaaactcgATAAGGATAAGCAGGACAAGATGGACGAACTGAAAGGGAAGCTGGAGAGGCATAAGTTCCATGTCACCAAGCTGGAGACGCTGCTGCGAATGCTCGACAATGACGGTGTCGAGGTAGAGCAGATCAAGAAGATCAAGGAAGATGTCGAATACTACATCGATTCCTCCCAGGAGCCCGACTTTGAGGAGAACGAATACATCTACGATGATATCATCGGGCTAGATGACGTGGAAATCTCTG GTATCCCGGTGTCGACCGGTACGGATAGCAATAACAGCAATGAGACAGCAGGATCACCAAGCAGTCTAATATCTGGAACTAGTCCGGCGCAGTCACCGGTGCTAAATTACAGTGCCAGTACGTTACACAATCACAGCAGCGATCTGTCCGCCGATAACAACAATCTGAATGAGAAACGTTCGAAGAGCGAGGGCACGAAGATTACG CCGGTGAAACCGACCGCAATCCGCGCTAGCAAGGTGGACCCGTCCGTCGCGGCTGTCAGTAATGCCGTTAACAACAATGGCAGCAGTAATAGCAccagtaatagtagtagtactatcagcaacaacaatacgTCCAAGACCGGGCTGATCAGCTCCACGCCCAGCAAAAATCATACTAATGCTGCCGCGGCGTTACCCAACATGTTGGTGCTACCACAGCCGCCCAACAGTATACCCATCATTGGACCCGCTTTTGCTGCCGTTGCAAAACAACATCCTA AAAATGGTTCTATACTCCAGCCCAGCACGCCCACCACGGGAACTGGCGCGTCACCATCGTCAGCGAGTGGCCCACTGCAAACGCAAGCACCGAATGCATCGAATGTCTTTAGCAGCCTCAGTCAGATAATTAATACATCTCAACCTAAGCTTagtcagcaacagcagcaacagcagcaaacgcaGAATAGTTTACCGAGCGCTGCCGCCGTTGTCGCTGCAGCCAACAGCAGTAGTGTGCAGTCTACGACACAGTCGAGCGcatcgtcacagcagcaaACGCAGCAGCAGGCACAGCCACCACAGCAACAATCCCAGCAGATTCCTCCCGGTCAGAATTCCATGCTACTTCACAATGCCTTGTCGTCGGCATCGAGTACGGAGAGCAACAATCATGTAATGAGTACATCGTCCGCGTCTACCATCAGTAGTAGCGGGGCGAACGTTATTAATAACTGTGTCTCTCCTAGCAATTCCGCAGTCAGTAGCAG agCGTCGCCCAGTTTGATGTCAccaccgcagcagcagcagcaacagcagttgTTGAACGGTCCCACTACACTCG CGCAAGAAGTGATAAATAGAACAGGAGTACTCGAAACTGGTCCAAGCTCCAATCCAAACGCGctaatgcagcagcagagccaacagcaacaacctaATCCCCAGGGTGCAGCAGCGGTAGCGACGGTGGCATCCACTGCGCagcagcaagcagcagcggcggcggccgcagcggcagcagcagcagcagctgctgcacAAGCAGCGGCAGTGGCCGCGGTGGCtggtcagcagcaacagcaatcgcaacagcagcaaccacaACCACAGCCAGCAGATTCGAGACAGGCTGGGCCAGTTCCTTCGAATCAAACCCCACAAACACAATCCGGCGGGCCGTCGTTCATGGTCGATGCGAGCGGTGTACCAACTGGGGCCAACGCAGGCAACCTACTACCAACATCGTCAGCTACTGCCATCACGAATGGACCGAACACGATCATTAACACAAACTCTAGTATTTCGAACGCCGCTAACGTAAACAGCGGCCCCGGAGGCATGAAGCCCACTGCCGGTACACACGAGGCCTGTATACCGCCGCTACTTGGCGTGGCACCTTTAGGCACGTCAAAACTACAGAAGGAGCATCAAATACAA TTCCAACTCATGGAAGCCGCCTACTATCATCTGCCAACACCAAGCGATTCAGAGAGGCTAAGGCCGTACTTGCAACGTCAACCTGTCCAAACTCCACCGCACTTTCCACAG CAACAACTTCCACATTCTGAAACGGTAGAGTTTTTCCAGCGTCTATCACCCGAAACGCTCTTTTTCGTGTTTTACTACATGGAGGGAACGAAGGCTCAATATTTAGCCGCTAAGGCGCTGAAGAAACAGAGCTGGAGATTTCATACGAAATATATGATGTGGTTCCAGCGCCACGAAGAACCGAAAGTGATCAACGAAGAATACGAGCAG GGAACCTACATCTATTTTGACTATGAAAAATGGGGCCAGCGTAAAAAGGAAGGGTTTACGTTTGAATACAAGTACTTAGAAGACAGGGACCTGAATTGA
- the LOC125765554 gene encoding protein-associating with the carboxyl-terminal domain of ezrin produces MCIHYENKSPLNSAVKEVFVKCNLSKICANYRSLQLLPVLAAMGNEQSQLKGVEISKKAIQVTDYWSLYNGELPNANGAPNSISIFQGETLVSGQFWTNQNPLERAIKNLKIYRHPYILKYFASWSKGSLKMLATERCRPLATCLNITSDVQICLGLRNILCALIFLLEQAAVRHLSISISSIYVTEDGAWRLAGFEHLWRTSDFNQTLLEKSQPYRYTKAIDSSELTGKGQGLEQFAFGVMCEEILHNKTDTNIPSVEDFKAYCATHLKHGNPAMRPNLSAVLLHPIFNHDFILIHSFLTELPLKGNQAKQEFFISLADRLRSFDPETVAEQMCSLLLSRIVLLDTTAQLCVTPYVLRPKSDDLSPGLFTPKIFSAYILPKVKQVFCVQDAQIRLILLEYFPAYVEFFTKEDLQDHILPQLLLGIKDTNDVLVAKTLLCLADLVPILGSAVVIGGNRSKIFADGRPQGIPDATNPWSGVRSITPVIGSGEFLSGSPVPDAAGDNSTSFSSVLMGPGNFNIMPERLSPEGEDIYQTNSDVELDVDEWSDWENDGNEQPAVNHLRLLDTAATEPASTVFGINGTSEDLHHPPESNVATTLSRENSTESKTKQTKGPHHQSAETIERLDIKTQPVRKSDPTAGEEYDFFKDMEPVIQKANVLLIDEDVSSKHDGNAEQSLNKQELESKRESVPVAENVVHELSEKEEEIPLVNSSRLEIKVDDMETTEDGWGDDGNDDEW; encoded by the exons atgtgcatACATTACGAAAACAAAAGTCCATTAAATTCCGCTGTCAAGGAGGTGTTCGTAAAGTGCAACCTTAGCAAAATATGTGCTAATTACCGTTCACTGCAGTTGCTTCCCGTGCTTGCTGCTATGGGAAATGAACAGTCCCAACTGAAAGGAGTCGAAATCAGCAAGAAAGCGATTCAGGTGACTGACTACTGGTCACTGTACAATGGCGAACTGCCGAACGCGAACGGCGCACCGAACAGTATATCCATATTCCAAGGTGAAACCCTAGTCAGTGGACAGTTCTGGACGAACCAAAACCCGCTTGAGCGGGCGATAAAGAATCTGAAAATCTATCGCCATCCCTACATACTGAAGTACTTTGCATCATGGAGCAAGGGTTCGCTAAAGATGCTTGCGACGGAACGGTGCCGTCCGCTGGCGACGTGCCTGAACATAACGAGCGACGTACAGATTTGTCTAGGACTGAGGAACATCCTGTGTGCGTTGATTTTTCTCCTCGAACAGGCAGCTGTGCGGCATCTAAGCATAAGCATTTCATCGATCTACGTCACGGAGGACGGTGCGTGGCGTTTGGCCGGATTTGAGCATCTGTGGCGTACGAGCGATTTCAACCAAACGCTGTTGGAAAAATCTCAACCATATCGTTACACCAAAGCGATCGATTCCAGCGAGCTTACGGGCAAGGGCCAAGGTTTGGAACAGTTTGCCTTCGGTGTGATGTGTGAGGAAATACTGCACAACAAGACGGACACTAACATTCCCTCGGTGGAGGATTTCAAAGCGTACTGTGCGACACACCTGAAGCATGGGAATCCTGCAATGCGACCGAATCTATCGGCCGTACTGCTGCATCCGATCTTCAATCATGACTTCATATTGATACATTCCTTCCTAACCGAGCTGCCACTGAAGGGGAACCAGGCGAAGCAGGAGTTTTTCATCAGTCTTGCCGATCGGCTCCGTTCGTTCGATCCGGAAACGGTAGCGGAACAGATGTGTTCCTTACTCCTATCACGCATCGTCCTGCTCGACACAACGGCACAACTGTGCGTCACTCCGTACGTGTTGCGGCCGAAGAGTGACGATCTTTCACCGGGGCTGTTTACGCCGAAAATATTCTCCGCGTACATTTTGCCAAAGGTCAAGCAAGTGTTCTGTGTACAGGATGCCCAGATACGGCTCATTCTGTTAGAATACTTCCCGGCTTATGTGGAGTTTTTCACCAAGGAGGATCTGCAAGATCACATACTACCTCAG CTTTTGCTCGGAATAAAAGACACGAACGATGTGCTGGTAGCGAAAACGTTGCTTTGTCTGGCGGATCTTGTACCCATCCTTGGCTCGGCCGTAGTAATTGGTGGCAATCGTAGCAAAATTTTCGCGGACGGAAGACCGCAAGGCATACCGGATGCTACAAACCCTTGGAGCGGAGTGCGATCCATCACACCCGTCATCGGGTCGGGTGAGTTTCTGTCCGGTAGTCCCGTGCCAGATGCAGCAGGCGACAATAGTACATCGTTTTCTTCGGTACTGATGGGTCCGGGCAATTTTAACATCATGCCAGAACGGTTATCACCCGAAGGGGAAGACATCTATCAGACGAACTCAGATGTCGAGCTGGATGTAGATGAGTGGAGCGATTGGGAAAACGATGGCAATGAACAGCCAGCGGTGAACCATTTGCGATTACTAGATACAGCTGCAACGGAACCAGCGTCAACCGTGTTTGGGATAAATGGAACGTCGGAGGATCTCCACCATCCACCGGAATCGAACGTTGCCACCACGCTGAGTAGAGAAAATTCGaccgaaagcaaaacgaaacaaaccaaaggACCTCATCATCAGTCAGCGGAAACCATCGAACGATTGGACATCAAAACGCAACCGGTTCGCAAATCCGATCCAACGGCAGGAGAAGAGTATGATTTCTTCAAAGACATGGAGCCCGTCATTCAAAAGGCAAACGTACTGCTTATCGACGAGGATGTATCGTCAAAGCATGATGGAAACGCCGAACAAAGTTTGAACAAACAGGAGCTGGAAAGCAAACGCGAATCGGTCCCGGTGGCTGAGAATGTGGTACACGAGCTTagcgaaaaagaagaagaaattccACTCGTAAATAGCAGCAGGTTAGAAATTAAGGTGGATGACATGGAAACCACCGAGGATGGTTGGGGTGACGATGGTAACGACGATGAATGGTAA
- the LOC125765598 gene encoding 60S ribosomal protein L5, whose product MGFVKVVKNKQYFKRYQVRFRRRREGKTDYYARKRLIFQDKNKYNTPKFRLIVRLSNRDITCQIAYARIEGDRIVCAAYSHELPRYGVKVGLTNYAAAYCTGLLVARRILQKLRLDTLYAGCTDVTGEEYLVEAVDDGPAAFRCYLDVGLARTSTGARVFGAMKGAVDGGLNIPHSVKRFPGYSAENKSFNAEMHRDHIFGLHVANYMRTLEEEDEEAFKRQFSKYIALGIKADDIETIYKNAHAAIRKDPAFTKKPEKKVTKKRWTLAKLSLEVRKEKIAKHKAEFLAKIQANIEA is encoded by the exons ATG GGGTTCGTTAAAGTAGTGAAGAACAAGCAGTACTTCAAGCGTTATCAGGTCAGGTTCCGCCGCCGTCGTGAGGGAAAGACCGACTACTATGCCCGCAAGCGTCTGATTTTCcaggacaaaaacaaatacaacactCCGAAGTTCCGTTTGATTGTTCGCCTCAGCAATCGCGACATCACCTGTCAGATTGCGTACGCCCGCATCGAGGGAGATCGTATTGTGTGTGCGGCCTACTCGCACGAGCTGCCACGTTATGGTGTTAAGGTTGGTTTGACCAACTATGCCGCCGCGTACTGCACCGGTTTGCTGGTTGCTCGCCGTATTCTGCAAAAGCTGCGCCTGGACACCCTGTACGCCGGTTGTACGGATGTGACCGGTGAGGAGTATCTGGTCGAGGCTGTTGACGATGGTCCGGCCGCCTTCCGCTGTTACCTGGATGTGGGCCTGGCCCGCACTAGCACCGGTGCCCGTGTTTTCGGCGCCATGAAGGGAGCCGTCGATGGCGGACTGAACATTCCGCACTCGGTGAAACGTTTCCCGGGATACAGCGCCGAGAACAAGAGCTTCAACGCAGAAATGCACCGTGACCACATCTTCGGTCTGCATGTTGCCAACTACATGCGCACCTTGGAGGAGGAGGATGAGGAGGCATTCAAGCGCCAGTTCAGCAAGTACATTGCTCTGGGCATCAAGGCTGATGAT ATTGAAACCATCTACAAGAATGCCCACGCCGCCATCCGCAAGGATCCTGCCTTCACGAAGAAACCCGAGAAGAAGGTCACCAAGAAACGGTGGACTCTGGCCAAACTGTCACTCGAGGTCCGCAAGGAGAAGATCGCGAAGCACAAGGCCGAATTCTTGGCCAAGATCCAGGCCAACATCGAAGCCTAA
- the LOC125765550 gene encoding CCR4-NOT transcription complex subunit 3 isoform X1, with protein MAATRKLQGEIDRCLKKVTEGVETFEDIWQKVHNATNSNQKEKYEADLKKEIKKLQRLRDQIKSWIASGEIKDKSALLENRRLIETQMERFKVVERETKTKAYSKEGLGAAQKMDPAQREKEEISTWLTSSITSLQIQIDQFECEIESLLAGKKKKLDKDKQDKMDELKGKLERHKFHVTKLETLLRMLDNDGVEVEQIKKIKEDVEYYIDSSQEPDFEENEYIYDDIIGLDDVEISGIPVSTGTDSNNSNETAGSPSSLISGTSPAQSPVLNYSASTLHNHSSDLSADNNNLNEKRSKSEGTKITPVKPTAIRASKVDPSVAAVSNAVNNNGSSNSTSNSSSTISNNNTSKTGLISSTPSKNHTNAAAALPNMLVLPQPPNSIPIIGPAFAAVAKQHPSEYIQNGSILQPSTPTTGTGASPSSASGPLQTQAPNASNVFSSLSQIINTSQPKLSQQQQQQQQTQNSLPSAAAVVAAANSSSVQSTTQSSASSQQQTQQQAQPPQQQSQQIPPGQNSMLLHNALSSASSTESNNHVMSTSSASTISSSGANVINNCVSPSNSAVSSRASPSLMSPPQQQQQQQLLNGPTTLAQEVINRTGVLETGPSSNPNALMQQQSQQQQPNPQGAAAVATVASTAQQQAAAAAAAAAAAAAAAAQAAAVAAVAGQQQQQSQQQQPQPQPADSRQAGPVPSNQTPQTQSGGPSFMVDASGVPTGANAGNLLPTSSATAITNGPNTIINTNSSISNAANVNSGPGGMKPTAGTHEACIPPLLGVAPLGTSKLQKEHQIQFQLMEAAYYHLPTPSDSERLRPYLQRQPVQTPPHFPQQQLPHSETVEFFQRLSPETLFFVFYYMEGTKAQYLAAKALKKQSWRFHTKYMMWFQRHEEPKVINEEYEQGTYIYFDYEKWGQRKKEGFTFEYKYLEDRDLN; from the exons ATGGCTGCGACGCGAAAGTTGCAAG GTGAAATCGATCGGTGTCTGAAGAAAGTCACTGAGGGAGTAGAAACGTTTGAAGATATTTGGCAGAAAGTTCACAATGCTACAAATAGCAATCAAAAA GAAAAGTATGAAGCGGATCTcaagaaggaaattaaaaagctACAGCGATTACGCGATCAAATCAAATCATGGATCGCTTCCGGCGAGATCAAGGATAAAAGCGCTTTGCTGGAAAACCGTCGGCTCATAGAAACC CAAATGGAGCGGTTTAAGGTGGTCGAACgggaaacgaaaacgaaagcaTACTCGAAGGAGGGTCTTGGCGCGGCCCAGAAGATGGATCCTGCGCAGCGAGAGAAGGAAGAAATTAGCACGTGGCTAACGTCGTCCATTACCTCGCTGCAGATACAGATCGATCAGTTCGAGTGTGAGATCGAGTCGCTTTTAGCggggaagaagaagaaactcgATAAGGATAAGCAGGACAAGATGGACGAACTGAAAGGGAAGCTGGAGAGGCATAAGTTCCATGTCACCAAGCTGGAGACGCTGCTGCGAATGCTCGACAATGACGGTGTCGAGGTAGAGCAGATCAAGAAGATCAAGGAAGATGTCGAATACTACATCGATTCCTCCCAGGAGCCCGACTTTGAGGAGAACGAATACATCTACGATGATATCATCGGGCTAGATGACGTGGAAATCTCTG GTATCCCGGTGTCGACCGGTACGGATAGCAATAACAGCAATGAGACAGCAGGATCACCAAGCAGTCTAATATCTGGAACTAGTCCGGCGCAGTCACCGGTGCTAAATTACAGTGCCAGTACGTTACACAATCACAGCAGCGATCTGTCCGCCGATAACAACAATCTGAATGAGAAACGTTCGAAGAGCGAGGGCACGAAGATTACG CCGGTGAAACCGACCGCAATCCGCGCTAGCAAGGTGGACCCGTCCGTCGCGGCTGTCAGTAATGCCGTTAACAACAATGGCAGCAGTAATAGCAccagtaatagtagtagtactatcagcaacaacaatacgTCCAAGACCGGGCTGATCAGCTCCACGCCCAGCAAAAATCATACTAATGCTGCCGCGGCGTTACCCAACATGTTGGTGCTACCACAGCCGCCCAACAGTATACCCATCATTGGACCCGCTTTTGCTGCCGTTGCAAAACAACATCCTAGTGAGTATATAC AAAATGGTTCTATACTCCAGCCCAGCACGCCCACCACGGGAACTGGCGCGTCACCATCGTCAGCGAGTGGCCCACTGCAAACGCAAGCACCGAATGCATCGAATGTCTTTAGCAGCCTCAGTCAGATAATTAATACATCTCAACCTAAGCTTagtcagcaacagcagcaacagcagcaaacgcaGAATAGTTTACCGAGCGCTGCCGCCGTTGTCGCTGCAGCCAACAGCAGTAGTGTGCAGTCTACGACACAGTCGAGCGcatcgtcacagcagcaaACGCAGCAGCAGGCACAGCCACCACAGCAACAATCCCAGCAGATTCCTCCCGGTCAGAATTCCATGCTACTTCACAATGCCTTGTCGTCGGCATCGAGTACGGAGAGCAACAATCATGTAATGAGTACATCGTCCGCGTCTACCATCAGTAGTAGCGGGGCGAACGTTATTAATAACTGTGTCTCTCCTAGCAATTCCGCAGTCAGTAGCAG agCGTCGCCCAGTTTGATGTCAccaccgcagcagcagcagcaacagcagttgTTGAACGGTCCCACTACACTCG CGCAAGAAGTGATAAATAGAACAGGAGTACTCGAAACTGGTCCAAGCTCCAATCCAAACGCGctaatgcagcagcagagccaacagcaacaacctaATCCCCAGGGTGCAGCAGCGGTAGCGACGGTGGCATCCACTGCGCagcagcaagcagcagcggcggcggccgcagcggcagcagcagcagcagctgctgcacAAGCAGCGGCAGTGGCCGCGGTGGCtggtcagcagcaacagcaatcgcaacagcagcaaccacaACCACAGCCAGCAGATTCGAGACAGGCTGGGCCAGTTCCTTCGAATCAAACCCCACAAACACAATCCGGCGGGCCGTCGTTCATGGTCGATGCGAGCGGTGTACCAACTGGGGCCAACGCAGGCAACCTACTACCAACATCGTCAGCTACTGCCATCACGAATGGACCGAACACGATCATTAACACAAACTCTAGTATTTCGAACGCCGCTAACGTAAACAGCGGCCCCGGAGGCATGAAGCCCACTGCCGGTACACACGAGGCCTGTATACCGCCGCTACTTGGCGTGGCACCTTTAGGCACGTCAAAACTACAGAAGGAGCATCAAATACAA TTCCAACTCATGGAAGCCGCCTACTATCATCTGCCAACACCAAGCGATTCAGAGAGGCTAAGGCCGTACTTGCAACGTCAACCTGTCCAAACTCCACCGCACTTTCCACAG CAACAACTTCCACATTCTGAAACGGTAGAGTTTTTCCAGCGTCTATCACCCGAAACGCTCTTTTTCGTGTTTTACTACATGGAGGGAACGAAGGCTCAATATTTAGCCGCTAAGGCGCTGAAGAAACAGAGCTGGAGATTTCATACGAAATATATGATGTGGTTCCAGCGCCACGAAGAACCGAAAGTGATCAACGAAGAATACGAGCAG GGAACCTACATCTATTTTGACTATGAAAAATGGGGCCAGCGTAAAAAGGAAGGGTTTACGTTTGAATACAAGTACTTAGAAGACAGGGACCTGAATTGA
- the LOC125765557 gene encoding peroxidase: MRTTLYVLCTVALLALAAQGSVTTVPVIDQVDRYELDPSLTSRLSRFASTTNLVEALDYSETIFEKSKRLEGSLAAGSRGKVVKGGSTYAQILDGYPTPSTKQQDLLARKVLRASSFFVNRFCIPNGISSYECGLYLSGTPIPSTTVIGDQCQKLISVKENNDEYRRLLPALYDDGVYAFRRSTNGGELPLAREVSSRFHTARNGQETLDKTRSVALVQWTQFIEHDLAKTTVQSMHDGTDIECCSSDHGQLLPRYRHPSCKPMQVPEDDPYYRTYRATCLNYVRSALSLGGYGCHLGPANQLNQATNRLDLSQLYGNLTNDTMLLRTGKGGRLQAQLYDSAEYLQEAANGRLCATDSNLESVCYDSGDTRVNVNPYITLLHTLFLRSHNRLAKHLALLQPSWTDEQLFSVARKVNTKLYQKIVREWLTAVAGERATHDPQPTASRDDRVSNEFATAAIRFYNTMMPGEISNALGSYDLEHLFYRPKDLRKRDYFAHLVGSVLGQNAMSLDTAYVDDMAHLLFGVRNVGLDVLALDIQRGRDHGLARYTDYYTLCNGKPVTGWADLERVLKPDDLEIARASYATVHDVDLIVGAIAELPTAGATVGPTLSCLIREQIDNSLQADDIQTSTPLVQEDRLDAVLAEYSAARFMCDTAQVDRVQRDIFRVPSVDNPQIRCAQLPSLDLARLV, translated from the coding sequence atgcgTACAACTTTGTACGTATTGTGCACCGTTGCACTGCTTGCATTGGCGGCACAGGGCAGTGTCACGACAGTCCCTGTGATCGATCAAGTAGATCGCTACGAGCTAGATCCATCGCTTACCTCACGGTTATCGCGTTTTGCAAGCACAACGAATCTAGTGGAAGCGCTCGATTACAGTGAAacgatttttgaaaaatcgaAACGACTTGAAGGTTCCCTTGCAGCCGGTTCGCGTGGAAAGGTCGTTAAGGGTGGCTCCACGTACGCCCAGATCCTCGACGGCTATCCTACCCCGAGCACCAAGCAGCAGGATCTACTTGCCCGCAAGGTACTGCGAGCGTCATCATTCTTTGTGAACCGTTTTTGCATCCCGAATGGTATTTCTTCGTACGAGTGCGGTCTATATCTCAGCGGGACCCCGATTCCTTCCACGACCGTAATCGGAGATCAATGCCAGAAATTGATCTCGGTCAAAGAGAATAACGATGAGTACCGCCGACTATTGCCAGCACTGTACGACGACGGTGTGTATGCGTTCCGACGCAGCACGAACGGTGGAGAGTTGCCACTGGCAAGGGAAGTATCTAGCCGCTTCCATACGGCTCGGAACGGGCAAGAAACACTGGACAAAACCCGTTCGGTTGCGCTTGTCCAATGGACTCAATTCATCGAACACGATCTTGCCAAAACGACCGTACAGTCGATGCACGACGGAACCGACATTGAGTGTTGTTCGAGCGACCACGGGCAGTTGCTACCCCGCTATCGCCATCCGTCCTGCAAACCGATGCAGGTGCCCGAAGACGATCCCTACTATCGGACGTATCGGGCAACGTGCCTGAACTACGTCCGCAGTGCACTATCACTCGGTGGGTACGGTTGTCATCTGGGGCCGGCAAACCAGCTCAACCAAGCTACGAACCGGTTGGATCTGTCGCAACTGTACGGCAATCTGACGAACGATACGATGCTGCTGCGTACCGGCAAAGGTGGTCGACTGCAGGCTCAGCTATACGATTCGGCCGAATATCTGCAAGAGGCGGCTAACGGTCGGTTGTGTGCGACCGATTCAAATCTCGAATCCGTCTGCTACGATTCCGGCGACACGCGCGTTAACGTGAATCCGTACATAACGCTTCTGCACACACTATTCCTACGATCGCACAATCGACTAGCCAAACATTTGGCCCTACTTCAACCGAGCTGGACGGACGAGCAGTTGTTTAGCGTGGCACGCAAAGTTAACACCAAACTATACCAGAAGATTGTCCGCGAATGGTTGACAGCGGTGGCAGGTGAACGGGCAACCCACGATCCCCAACCAACGGCCAGCCGGGATGATCGAGTTAGTAACGAGTTCGCAACGGCTGCGATTCGGTTTTACAACACGATGATGCCGGGTGAAATCTCCAACGCGCTCGGATCGTACGATCTCGAGCATCTCTTCTATCGGCCCAAGGATTTACGCAAACGGGACTATTTCGCTCATCTGGTCGGTTCCGTGCTTGGCCAGAACGCGATGTCGCTCGATACGGCGTACGTGGACGATATGGCGCATCTGCTGTTCGGCGTGCGCAACGTTGGCCTGGATGTGCTTGCGCTGGACATTCAACGCGGTCGTGATCATGGTCTCGCCCGCTACACGGACTACTACACGTTGTGCAACGGCAAACCGGTCACCGGGTGGGCCGACCTCGAACGTGTGCTGAAACCGGACGATTTGGAAATTGCACGCGCATCGTACGCAACCGTGCACGATGTCGATCTGATCGTGGGTGCCATCGCCGAACTGCCCACGGCGGGTGCCACCGTCGGACCGACACTATCCTGTCTGATCCGAGAGCAAATCGATAACTCACTGCAGGCGGATGATATACAAACCAGTACGCCATTGGTACAGGAGGACCGGTTAGACGCGGTGTTGGCGGAGTACAGTGCGGCAAGGTTTATGTGCGATACAGCCCAGGTCGATAGGGTTCAGCGTGATATTTTCCGCGTCCCATCGGTCGATAACCCGCAGATCCGTTGCGCTCAGCTGCCATCGCTTGATCTTGCGCGACTCGTTTAG